The following proteins come from a genomic window of Leptospira andrefontaineae:
- a CDS encoding LEA type 2 family protein: MGIFSPHIKGQRGFLPFVLVLGTFLLFNSCLGDLRENVKKLQACKFRILETKTEKVEILPFPPSPKILMTSRLEIENPNDSSVKIYKFDLGVITTGTDGKEAELARVISEEETDIPAFSKTVVQLRIETSFEKRENQDKLLLGILVVTNLIAGKDPNLRMKGSVRYKTVLGEVDLPLDEKIRLLPPKKPEHEI, from the coding sequence ATGGGAATATTTTCCCCGCATATTAAAGGGCAGAGAGGTTTTCTGCCGTTCGTCTTGGTTTTAGGGACCTTCTTACTTTTTAACTCCTGCTTAGGAGATCTAAGGGAGAATGTCAAAAAACTACAAGCTTGTAAGTTTCGGATCTTGGAAACAAAAACGGAGAAGGTAGAAATTCTACCTTTTCCACCTTCTCCCAAAATCTTGATGACCTCTCGATTGGAAATAGAGAACCCGAACGATTCTTCCGTTAAAATTTATAAGTTTGATCTTGGCGTAATAACTACCGGCACCGATGGTAAAGAGGCTGAATTAGCTCGGGTTATTTCGGAAGAAGAAACAGATATTCCTGCCTTTTCCAAAACTGTTGTCCAACTCAGGATAGAAACAAGCTTTGAAAAGAGAGAGAATCAGGATAAACTATTACTTGGAATTTTAGTAGTCACAAACTTAATCGCTGGAAAAGATCCGAATTTGAGAATGAAAGGATCAGTGAGATACAAAACCGTTTTAGGAGAAGTAGATCTTCCTTTGGATGAAAAAATACGATTATTACCACCTAAGAAGCCGGAGCATGAAATTTAA
- a CDS encoding RNA polymerase sigma factor, which produces MKPEEPILCDPEDWANIQKVLAGDFESFEQLVLKYEAMVYSQAKKAFRNEAEAEDFTQDVFLKAFEGLSTFRGKSKFSTWVFSIARNEIIRRYRKEHPEIDAPIDTLSSEKLGDNFSSQESEVLEKETTEKIRSLVDKLPELYRKPISLHYFENMSYKDISENLNLKMNTLKSYIFRGKEILRDWLKKDDEHGKR; this is translated from the coding sequence ATGAAACCGGAAGAACCAATCCTATGCGATCCGGAGGATTGGGCCAATATTCAAAAAGTTCTAGCCGGAGATTTTGAATCATTCGAACAACTCGTATTAAAGTATGAGGCGATGGTTTATTCTCAGGCAAAAAAAGCGTTCCGAAACGAAGCGGAAGCAGAGGACTTTACACAGGATGTTTTTCTGAAAGCATTCGAAGGATTGTCCACATTCAGAGGAAAGTCCAAATTCTCCACTTGGGTCTTCTCCATTGCAAGAAATGAGATCATCCGCAGATACCGTAAAGAGCACCCGGAGATAGATGCTCCAATAGATACGTTATCCAGCGAGAAGCTGGGAGACAATTTCTCCTCTCAAGAATCCGAAGTATTAGAAAAAGAAACCACGGAAAAGATCAGATCCCTGGTAGACAAGTTACCCGAGCTATATAGGAAACCTATATCGTTACACTACTTCGAGAATATGTCCTATAAAGATATCTCCGAAAATTTAAACTTGAAAATGAATACTTTAAAGAGTTATATTTTTCGAGGGAAAGAAATCCTACGCGATTGGCTGAAGAAAGACGATGAGCACGGAAAAAGATAA
- a CDS encoding response regulator, producing MKNASGSPGQKILVVDDEEDIAELIKFHLEENGYQVDTCQNGLEVLPRIEKNLPDLVVLDLMLPGIGGMDLCKRIKEKYSLPIIMVTAKSGETDAVLGLELGADDYVRKPFSTRELIARVRSVLRRSGEGEDEQDQEGNITVGKIFLNPKAHKVFINNEEIDLTLIEYKILYLFMTNTGVAFTRDKLLDKVWGKDIYVTDRAVDVNIKRLRDKLGEEKERLETIRGIGYRFNEA from the coding sequence ATGAAAAATGCTTCCGGCAGCCCAGGCCAAAAAATCCTCGTAGTAGATGACGAAGAGGATATCGCAGAACTGATCAAATTTCATTTAGAAGAGAATGGCTACCAAGTTGACACCTGCCAAAACGGTTTAGAGGTGCTTCCTAGGATCGAAAAAAATCTGCCCGACTTGGTGGTATTGGATCTAATGCTTCCAGGTATCGGGGGAATGGATCTTTGCAAAAGGATCAAAGAAAAATATTCTCTTCCAATCATTATGGTGACCGCAAAGTCCGGAGAGACCGACGCAGTTTTAGGACTGGAGCTTGGTGCGGACGATTATGTTAGAAAACCATTCTCCACCAGAGAACTCATCGCAAGAGTTCGTTCCGTATTAAGAAGATCGGGAGAAGGAGAAGATGAGCAAGACCAAGAAGGAAACATCACGGTCGGCAAAATTTTCTTAAACCCAAAAGCTCACAAAGTATTCATTAATAATGAAGAAATCGATCTTACATTGATCGAGTATAAAATTCTTTATCTATTTATGACCAATACAGGCGTTGCATTTACCAGAGACAAACTTCTAGATAAGGTTTGGGGCAAAGATATTTACGTGACGGATCGCGCTGTTGATGTTAATATTAAAAGACTCCGGGATAAACTAGGAGAAGAGAAGGAGAGGTTAGAAACCATTCGCGGGATTGGTTACAGATTCAATGAGGCGTAG
- a CDS encoding LIC13255 family lipoprotein, translating into MKFNSLSFRTTNKSLILLIILTLGLLNCSNVDDDFYTFGEAGTKIIVAYAAKDAECGSSRNITSLVPGRQRKKDVDNCVASVAFEKCSFWTQAGDPVPFACKAIEYRLK; encoded by the coding sequence ATGAAATTTAACTCTTTAAGTTTTAGAACTACCAATAAGAGCCTAATCCTTCTTATAATCTTAACTCTTGGTTTGTTGAATTGTTCCAATGTGGACGACGATTTTTACACTTTCGGGGAAGCAGGCACTAAGATCATAGTAGCTTACGCCGCAAAAGATGCAGAATGCGGATCTAGCAGAAATATCACATCTTTAGTTCCGGGAAGACAAAGGAAGAAGGACGTGGACAATTGTGTTGCCTCGGTCGCTTTCGAGAAGTGTAGTTTTTGGACCCAGGCCGGAGATCCTGTCCCGTTTGCATGCAAGGCGATCGAGTATAGATTGAAGTGA
- the argJ gene encoding bifunctional glutamate N-acetyltransferase/amino-acid acetyltransferase ArgJ — protein MDYPKGFFSFGTNIGIKDKTKDFGVIYSEKPCKAAAVFTKNNFPGAPVIVGKEHIQDGVLQAVVINSKNSNVATGEKGISNSRQICSEIAKSLGIAETSVLPSSTGVIGVPLPMQVILPACAQAKSNLKPGNLDEVAEAIMTTDTRRKISVRKIKSSNGEAVIFGMAKGAGMIEPNMATMLSYILTDAQIEGEVYPILKDCVDLSFNCITIDSDTSTSDTVALLSNGLAGSVDANEFKSALLGICTDLAKEVARDGEGATKLIEVRIKKSKDESQARKIGKSILNSPLIKTAIYGGDPNWGRLVMAVGKVFDEPIPFDSLEIYFGGLPVKGADSETLKKLSEYLKKNSEIFVDVVLNTGNKEMVFWGCDLTEGYVKENAYYTT, from the coding sequence ATGGATTATCCCAAGGGTTTTTTTTCATTTGGTACAAATATAGGTATCAAAGACAAAACCAAAGATTTCGGAGTTATCTACTCTGAAAAACCCTGCAAGGCTGCTGCGGTATTTACTAAAAATAATTTCCCGGGAGCTCCAGTCATCGTAGGCAAAGAACATATACAAGATGGAGTTCTACAAGCCGTAGTTATCAATTCTAAAAACTCAAATGTTGCCACAGGAGAAAAAGGGATCTCAAATTCCAGACAGATCTGTTCCGAGATCGCAAAGTCTCTTGGCATTGCGGAAACTTCCGTACTACCTTCTTCTACCGGAGTAATTGGAGTTCCTCTGCCTATGCAGGTAATTCTCCCCGCATGTGCTCAGGCAAAATCGAATTTAAAACCGGGTAATCTGGATGAAGTAGCAGAAGCTATCATGACCACCGACACTCGTAGAAAAATTTCCGTGAGAAAGATAAAATCTTCGAATGGAGAAGCAGTTATCTTTGGCATGGCGAAGGGTGCAGGAATGATAGAGCCGAATATGGCAACTATGCTTTCTTATATTCTTACTGATGCTCAGATCGAAGGAGAAGTTTATCCGATCTTAAAAGACTGCGTGGACTTAAGTTTTAATTGTATCACCATAGACTCGGATACTTCTACATCCGATACTGTTGCCTTGCTCAGTAATGGTCTTGCGGGTTCCGTAGATGCGAACGAATTCAAATCGGCACTTTTAGGAATATGCACCGATCTTGCCAAAGAAGTAGCAAGAGATGGAGAAGGCGCCACTAAATTGATCGAAGTTCGTATCAAAAAATCCAAGGATGAGTCCCAGGCCAGAAAGATCGGTAAATCCATTCTAAATTCACCATTGATCAAAACTGCAATTTACGGAGGAGATCCGAATTGGGGAAGATTGGTCATGGCAGTTGGCAAAGTTTTTGATGAACCTATCCCTTTTGACTCTTTGGAAATTTATTTCGGAGGACTTCCGGTCAAAGGTGCAGATTCGGAAACCCTCAAAAAATTGTCGGAGTATCTAAAAAAGAATTCCGAGATCTTCGTCGATGTGGTATTGAATACCGGAAACAAAGAGATGGTGTTCTGGGGATGCGACCTGACCGAAGGTTACGTGAAGGAAAACGCATACTACACAACCTAA
- a CDS encoding LIMLP_16695 family PerRB-regulated protein — protein sequence MSKIKDLFNSDIRTSYLKESWKEEDWYESLAGRPGIEQKIPYFKKGETSSLKVAVLSR from the coding sequence ATGAGCAAAATTAAGGATCTATTTAATTCCGACATCCGCACTAGTTATCTAAAAGAAAGCTGGAAAGAAGAAGACTGGTATGAGTCTCTCGCCGGCAGACCTGGCATTGAACAAAAAATCCCTTACTTTAAAAAGGGAGAAACTTCTTCACTTAAGGTGGCGGTTCTTAGCAGATGA
- a CDS encoding NUDIX hydrolase: MRLELDKLKKELPFLPEGEPNLPEDVAHSSVVMPVFQKNGQDGFLLQKRNPNLASHPGQISFPGGVKDPEDKDLLFTALREWEEEMGAPDKELSVIGNYRGQLTHTGFHITPFLAKYSGDFKFEFNPEEVERVIVLELDRLWEAPFYSIKGRRKPDSPLLEVFYFDIEEGLLWGATARIIVDFLREHAGFDRSPILRTPNLNSAPFLDVKKSE, translated from the coding sequence ATTAGATTAGAATTAGATAAACTAAAAAAGGAACTTCCCTTTCTACCGGAAGGAGAACCAAATCTACCGGAAGATGTAGCACATTCTTCCGTAGTCATGCCTGTATTCCAAAAGAACGGACAAGACGGCTTCCTTCTTCAAAAAAGAAATCCGAATCTTGCCTCACATCCTGGACAGATCTCTTTTCCAGGTGGAGTCAAAGATCCAGAGGATAAGGACCTTCTATTCACAGCTCTCAGAGAATGGGAAGAAGAGATGGGAGCTCCAGACAAAGAATTATCCGTGATCGGAAATTACAGAGGGCAACTCACTCATACTGGATTTCACATCACTCCATTCTTAGCTAAATATTCAGGAGATTTCAAATTCGAATTCAATCCGGAAGAAGTAGAAAGAGTCATCGTGCTGGAGCTGGACAGACTTTGGGAGGCCCCATTCTACAGTATTAAGGGAAGAAGGAAGCCTGACTCACCTTTATTAGAAGTATTTTACTTTGATATAGAGGAAGGGCTTTTATGGGGAGCCACTGCAAGGATCATTGTGGACTTCTTAAGAGAACATGCAGGGTTCGATCGTTCTCCCATTTTAAGAACTCCTAACCTAAATTCAGCGCCGTTCTTGGACGTGAAAAAGTCCGAATAG
- the purF gene encoding amidophosphoribosyltransferase — translation MSSIPNTSSLRTLVRDDKPKEECAIFGIFNSPEAANFTYLGLYSMQHRGQESSGIVSSDGEHLYRYAGMGLVANIFTEGKIRELTGTAAIGHNRYSTTGASFLRNAQPLRVESHLGPIALAHNGNLVNSWEVRSQLEKEGSIFQTTIDSEVIVHLMARSGETDLLSALSSALKKVRGAYSLVVLTKNQLIAVRDPNGFRPLVMGRRDDGSIVFASETCAFDITDTTYERDVEPGEMIVVDRTGTRSFYPFPPAKPALCIFEYIYFARPDSNIFGESVYKVRKALGNQLAQELPVQADVVIPVPDSANIAALGYSEASGIPFQQGLIRSHYVGRTFIEPDQKIRDFGAKIKYNVVKNVVDGKRVVIVDDSIMRGTTSRKIIKMIRNAGATEIHLRVSAPPTVSPCYYGIDIPTHKELIAATHTIEEIRKYLRVDSIAYLSVDSMHKAVNDHRGGGFCNACFTSDYPVEFQSDMGNQKSLFKEYEVEERV, via the coding sequence ATGAGTTCGATTCCCAATACGTCCAGTCTACGGACCCTAGTCCGAGATGACAAACCAAAAGAAGAATGTGCCATCTTTGGGATTTTTAATTCTCCCGAAGCGGCCAATTTCACTTACCTCGGCTTGTATTCTATGCAGCATAGAGGCCAAGAATCGAGCGGGATCGTTTCCTCCGATGGAGAACATCTCTACCGCTACGCCGGAATGGGATTAGTAGCCAATATTTTTACCGAAGGCAAGATCCGGGAGCTAACCGGAACCGCGGCCATCGGGCATAATCGTTATTCTACCACTGGTGCGAGCTTCTTAAGGAACGCTCAACCTCTTAGGGTTGAGTCCCATTTAGGGCCGATCGCTCTGGCTCACAACGGAAACCTTGTAAATTCTTGGGAAGTTCGTTCTCAATTGGAAAAAGAAGGTTCCATTTTCCAAACTACAATCGACTCAGAAGTGATCGTCCATCTCATGGCTCGCTCCGGAGAAACCGATCTACTTTCCGCACTTTCTTCTGCTCTGAAAAAAGTGAGAGGGGCATATTCCCTTGTTGTTCTTACCAAAAACCAATTGATTGCTGTTCGTGACCCGAACGGTTTCCGTCCTTTGGTTATGGGAAGAAGGGATGACGGATCCATAGTATTCGCATCCGAAACCTGCGCATTCGATATCACCGATACCACTTACGAAAGAGATGTGGAACCTGGTGAAATGATCGTTGTGGATAGAACTGGAACCCGTTCCTTCTATCCTTTCCCACCTGCAAAACCTGCGCTTTGTATTTTCGAATACATTTATTTCGCGAGACCAGATTCCAATATTTTTGGTGAGTCAGTTTACAAAGTCCGCAAGGCACTTGGAAACCAACTCGCTCAAGAACTTCCTGTGCAAGCCGATGTTGTGATCCCTGTTCCGGATTCTGCAAATATAGCAGCGCTTGGATATTCAGAGGCTTCCGGAATTCCTTTCCAACAGGGATTGATCCGTTCTCACTATGTGGGTAGGACTTTCATCGAGCCGGACCAAAAGATCCGAGATTTTGGTGCTAAGATCAAATACAATGTAGTGAAGAATGTAGTGGATGGAAAACGTGTTGTGATCGTGGACGATTCCATCATGAGAGGAACCACCAGCCGTAAGATCATTAAGATGATCCGAAATGCAGGTGCTACCGAGATCCACTTAAGAGTTTCCGCTCCTCCTACTGTTTCCCCTTGTTATTACGGGATAGACATTCCAACCCATAAAGAATTGATCGCTGCTACACATACGATCGAAGAGATCCGAAAGTATTTGAGAGTGGATTCTATTGCTTATCTTTCAGTGGATTCTATGCACAAAGCGGTGAATGATCATAGGGGCGGAGGTTTCTGCAACGCTTGTTTTACCTCGGATTATCCTGTGGAATTCCAAAGCGATATGGGAAATCAAAAGAGTTTATTCAAGGAATACGAGGTAGAAGAAAGGGTCTAA
- a CDS encoding HAMP domain-containing sensor histidine kinase, translating into MRRSLFSKLLLSNWLLLVFLMAVAGIVLFLEDLINPDLKILLFSAYILLAMFGTFYMSFSIARSVTQTLNQIEMKTGEINAGDFGSELSLPEIQELADLAVSINLMSGRLKHQFVDLTIEKEKFDSVLQNLKEGVFSVDLEGSIVFQNRSIPGSLIEPNSGSRKVEDAVKDPRLLDFIKRNLSGKSEPKTELDLSQNFYAIKMYPLRTNGNLLMFIGVIRNITEEKQSYLIREQFVQNASHELKTPITSIKGYTETLLGRLKLLEDSHEKRFLDAISRNTDRMVRIVEDMLTITRIENQSAIAQPEEFTLKSLVENLSFTVDGVISPKGQKLVVDMPSPLTISADWVLLEHMLLNLISNASSYSPDDKTITLKIAKVEPDSVNFQVIDQGIGIKDEDKERIFERFFRVDKNRSRKEGGTGLGLSIVKHIVRLHHGSVKVFDNPEGGTIFSVTIPLEYSEISEV; encoded by the coding sequence ATGAGGCGTAGCTTATTTTCTAAACTACTCTTAAGTAACTGGCTTCTACTCGTTTTCCTTATGGCTGTCGCGGGGATCGTCCTCTTTTTAGAGGACTTGATCAACCCTGACCTGAAAATACTTTTATTCTCTGCTTATATCCTTCTCGCAATGTTTGGGACTTTTTATATGTCCTTCTCCATTGCTAGAAGCGTAACACAAACTCTCAACCAGATCGAGATGAAAACTGGAGAGATCAACGCTGGAGATTTCGGCTCCGAGCTAAGTCTTCCTGAGATCCAAGAGTTAGCTGATCTTGCTGTCTCCATCAATCTAATGTCCGGACGTTTGAAACACCAATTCGTGGATCTTACCATCGAAAAGGAAAAGTTCGATTCAGTATTACAAAACTTGAAAGAAGGTGTATTCTCGGTCGATCTGGAAGGCTCTATCGTTTTTCAAAACAGAAGTATTCCCGGTTCCTTGATCGAACCTAATTCAGGTTCTAGAAAGGTAGAAGATGCAGTCAAAGATCCGAGACTTCTAGACTTTATAAAAAGAAATCTTTCCGGAAAGAGTGAACCTAAAACAGAGCTGGATCTAAGCCAAAATTTTTACGCAATCAAAATGTATCCGCTTCGAACGAACGGAAATCTATTGATGTTTATCGGAGTGATTCGAAACATCACGGAAGAAAAACAATCTTATCTGATAAGAGAACAGTTCGTACAAAATGCTTCTCATGAATTAAAAACACCGATCACTTCTATCAAAGGTTACACGGAAACATTACTAGGCCGTTTAAAACTTTTGGAAGATAGCCATGAGAAAAGGTTTTTAGACGCAATCTCTAGAAACACAGACAGAATGGTACGCATCGTAGAAGACATGCTTACGATCACTAGAATTGAAAACCAATCTGCAATCGCTCAACCTGAAGAATTCACGTTAAAGTCCCTGGTAGAAAATCTTTCTTTCACTGTGGACGGAGTAATTTCTCCGAAAGGACAAAAGTTAGTAGTGGATATGCCTTCTCCTCTGACTATTTCTGCCGACTGGGTTCTTCTAGAGCATATGCTTTTAAATTTAATTTCGAATGCTTCTTCTTATTCTCCGGATGATAAAACAATCACTTTGAAAATTGCAAAGGTGGAACCTGACTCGGTGAATTTTCAGGTCATTGACCAAGGGATCGGGATCAAGGACGAGGATAAAGAAAGGATTTTTGAAAGATTCTTCCGAGTGGATAAGAACAGATCCAGGAAAGAAGGCGGAACAGGCTTAGGTCTTTCTATCGTGAAACATATTGTTAGGTTACATCACGGTTCTGTCAAAGTTTTCGATAATCCGGAAGGCGGAACTATCTTCTCTGTGACAATTCCGTTAGAGTATTCCGAAATTTCGGAAGTTTGA
- a CDS encoding ribonuclease D encodes MQIQSDYIVVDNVRSLQLALITLSQSDCLSIDTESSGYYTYYSKVCLIQISSKGKNYIFDPIRLDDLTGLGPLFENPSILKIFHSASDDIKALKRDFGFKFINIADTMFSSRLLDLEQNSLLYLVEHYHKVKLSKKEQKSNWEKRPLEKSQLQYAALDTVYLESIWTKMSEELGKRKLLDEAVSEFAKIAEEEPEPFEGFSINLEKFPNVLELGSDERRALHDTLGFRDEKAKRVNKAPFRVWNNDKVLELVKSRGELNKLIDILGKKDAENLYQVYKNPSGPPIQKNDLFKRSIEDLAGEEADRFKRLRQWRETIMSIRRMGHNLMPSNKNIAEIAKRNPKSIEELKELGIFSNWKVENYGPSIIAAMQSKPYETTLSGLIPIKKKFD; translated from the coding sequence ATGCAAATACAATCCGATTATATTGTCGTAGACAACGTCCGAAGCCTACAGTTGGCATTGATTACTCTCTCTCAATCCGATTGCCTCTCTATTGATACGGAATCCAGCGGTTATTACACCTACTATTCCAAAGTTTGTCTCATCCAAATATCCTCTAAGGGTAAGAATTATATCTTTGACCCTATTCGTTTGGACGACCTCACCGGGTTAGGCCCTCTATTCGAGAATCCTAGCATTTTAAAAATATTTCATTCCGCTTCGGACGATATCAAAGCTCTGAAAAGAGACTTCGGTTTCAAGTTTATCAACATCGCAGATACGATGTTCAGCTCTCGTTTATTAGACTTAGAACAGAACTCTTTGTTGTATCTTGTGGAACATTACCACAAGGTCAAACTTTCGAAGAAGGAGCAAAAATCCAACTGGGAAAAGCGCCCTCTAGAAAAAAGTCAGCTCCAATATGCAGCCCTGGACACGGTTTATCTGGAATCCATTTGGACTAAAATGAGCGAGGAACTCGGAAAACGTAAATTGTTAGACGAAGCGGTTTCTGAGTTCGCAAAAATCGCGGAAGAGGAGCCTGAACCTTTCGAAGGATTCTCCATCAATCTGGAAAAATTTCCCAATGTTCTTGAGTTGGGTTCCGACGAAAGAAGGGCACTTCACGATACTCTAGGCTTCCGAGACGAAAAAGCAAAAAGAGTGAACAAGGCTCCTTTCAGAGTTTGGAATAACGATAAGGTTCTGGAATTAGTCAAGTCACGAGGTGAGTTGAACAAACTTATAGATATTTTAGGCAAAAAAGACGCCGAAAATTTATATCAGGTTTATAAAAATCCAAGCGGTCCTCCTATCCAAAAAAATGATCTATTCAAAAGATCCATTGAAGATTTGGCAGGGGAAGAAGCGGACAGATTTAAAAGATTAAGGCAGTGGAGAGAAACAATCATGTCCATTCGCCGGATGGGTCACAACTTGATGCCGTCTAATAAGAATATCGCGGAGATTGCGAAAAGAAATCCTAAATCTATCGAAGAGTTAAAAGAGCTAGGTATCTTTTCCAACTGGAAGGTAGAAAATTACGGACCTTCTATTATAGCTGCAATGCAATCTAAACCGTACGAGACCACCTTGTCCGGTTTGATCCCGATCAAAAAGAAATTTGATTAG
- a CDS encoding zinc-binding dehydrogenase has translation MAKKFELPKSYLAYELKEYSNEPGRAKIVEKELKPLKKGEVLLKVHSGSINPSDLMFMRGLYGIKKKLPVVPGFEGSGLVIASGGGWRANSLVGKPVACVAPNKGDGPYAEYMITDAYSCFTLGKDVSLEQGACLFVNPITAWALLDQVIREKHKAYVQTAAASALGKMLLRLSNKKGIPGIHVVRRKEQVDLLKSLGAEHVLDSSSPNFDRELRVLSNKLNATIMLDAVAGEITGRALAAMPYGSKCVVYGALSEEPISYHAGLGIFQDKKIEGYWLSSWMPQQNPLKIWKITSEIRSLLGKEFQTQIAAKYPLKEADKAIQEYANNMTRGKVLISNGWEL, from the coding sequence ATGGCAAAAAAATTCGAACTACCAAAATCGTATCTTGCATACGAATTGAAAGAATACAGCAACGAACCTGGAAGAGCTAAGATTGTAGAAAAAGAACTGAAACCTTTAAAGAAGGGAGAGGTTCTACTTAAGGTTCATTCCGGTTCCATAAATCCATCTGATCTAATGTTCATGAGAGGACTTTACGGAATTAAGAAAAAACTTCCTGTCGTTCCCGGTTTTGAAGGAAGCGGTTTGGTAATAGCAAGCGGCGGAGGTTGGAGAGCAAATTCTCTTGTGGGTAAACCGGTCGCATGTGTGGCTCCGAATAAAGGTGACGGACCTTACGCAGAATACATGATCACTGATGCGTATTCCTGTTTTACTTTAGGTAAAGATGTGAGTTTGGAACAAGGCGCTTGTTTGTTCGTAAATCCTATCACTGCTTGGGCGCTGTTAGACCAAGTCATCCGAGAAAAACATAAGGCATATGTCCAAACTGCAGCCGCTTCCGCATTGGGAAAAATGTTATTAAGACTTTCTAATAAGAAAGGAATCCCTGGTATTCATGTTGTTAGAAGAAAGGAGCAGGTTGATCTTCTTAAATCTCTCGGTGCAGAACATGTATTGGATTCCAGTTCTCCGAATTTTGATAGGGAACTTAGGGTTCTTTCCAATAAACTGAATGCTACGATTATGTTGGATGCAGTTGCGGGAGAGATCACTGGAAGAGCATTAGCCGCAATGCCTTATGGGAGTAAATGTGTGGTTTACGGTGCATTATCAGAAGAGCCCATTTCTTACCATGCAGGACTTGGTATTTTTCAGGACAAAAAGATAGAAGGTTATTGGCTTTCTTCTTGGATGCCTCAGCAAAACCCTTTAAAAATCTGGAAGATCACTTCAGAGATCCGTTCTCTTTTAGGAAAAGAATTCCAAACTCAGATCGCTGCTAAGTATCCACTCAAAGAGGCGGACAAAGCTATCCAAGAATATGCAAATAATATGACCAGAGGGAAGGTTCTCATTTCCAATGGTTGGGAGCTTTGA
- a CDS encoding LIC13259/LIC11441 family protein, with protein sequence MKRFVILILLSSLLLSLSFCKKEEKPVLETEKPLFEKVLSENDKIIQFLLTTESVSPDVSGLISSINSLVEAKGGLESSALEMKNVLEEVKSSDVKISFEAYSKFSEVLASTMKAHGLQSGRNRFYCPMVKKTWVFSGMKILNPYAPDMRDCGDLIP encoded by the coding sequence ATGAAACGATTCGTTATACTAATTTTATTATCCTCATTATTACTTTCTCTTTCCTTCTGCAAAAAGGAAGAGAAGCCTGTATTAGAGACAGAAAAACCCCTATTCGAAAAAGTTTTGTCGGAAAACGATAAGATAATTCAATTTCTCTTAACAACGGAGAGTGTTTCTCCGGACGTAAGTGGATTAATTTCTTCCATAAATTCTTTGGTAGAAGCAAAAGGTGGCTTGGAATCTTCAGCGCTAGAAATGAAGAATGTATTGGAAGAGGTAAAATCTTCGGATGTGAAAATATCCTTTGAGGCCTATTCGAAGTTCAGCGAAGTTTTAGCGAGTACAATGAAAGCGCATGGACTACAGTCTGGAAGAAACCGTTTCTATTGTCCGATGGTCAAAAAGACATGGGTGTTTTCCGGCATGAAAATCCTAAATCCATACGCTCCGGATATGCGTGATTGCGGTGACCTTATTCCCTGA
- a CDS encoding (2Fe-2S) ferredoxin domain-containing protein, which produces MYFDKHVFVCENVRAEGERPSCGPKGSPQLLAYMKKRVQELGLKGKIRIQKSGCLDRCELGPVQVSYPEGLWFSIKTQEDAEAFIQNHIIENKPEAIRHLTLKDEE; this is translated from the coding sequence ATGTATTTTGATAAGCATGTTTTTGTCTGCGAGAATGTCAGAGCAGAAGGAGAAAGGCCTTCTTGTGGTCCGAAAGGATCTCCTCAATTACTCGCTTATATGAAAAAGAGAGTACAAGAACTTGGATTAAAAGGTAAGATCCGTATCCAAAAATCAGGATGTTTGGATCGATGCGAGCTGGGCCCAGTGCAGGTTTCTTATCCGGAAGGTCTTTGGTTTTCTATCAAAACTCAAGAAGACGCGGAAGCATTTATACAAAATCATATAATAGAAAATAAACCGGAAGCGATCCGGCATCTGACATTAAAGGACGAAGAGTGA